Proteins encoded together in one Kitasatospora albolonga window:
- a CDS encoding Band 7 protein — MPLIDDVALHPAPHATLPPLFRPKEEGPSVADPGPGAGADPGAGSDPGPGLGQGLDPVEGLGRVGEPWSVGGKVGVPGPGAVPEVDEVGASGAGPELNLMGEEVGAPAPAPASAPGTGEGGDSGPSLGLGSGPGPGRDLGSDPGPGRDLGSDPDPDPGQDPGLGPRPVSEPSPDLDPRPTPGSSPDPALRPASKPSPDLHPDPTSAPSPDPAPRPTPESSPAPDPRPASEPDTPRKPVRLDHPGRSLHLEPGAPHVRSVRPEEGPGAAVPSDGPPRFQPVRRLRTDPSAEWTPLPAYGEEAGPRPKPVSDARTDRGPGAPSAQAGDLGPDTELDLVLDLAPGARATSATFSVPGPQPPPHPRRHSVILNESTASIPVHLLFRDDPETPEPTALPTAVAHRTGTGPGHRTGTGPADRTPRPRSPHPRVEPPTRPAPLADPRLAERPGPALSGYAALLAGAAGLLGVLALLWWRGALPAAVQGAVGLAPRPYEGIGAGAWAGLALLAAFVVLALGGLGRGRVGYAWVLTLFGDYRGSVRRTGLVWVSPLLLRRRVDVRLRHWRSEPLPAVDANGTALRVVVLVVWRIKDTVRAALGIEDHEAYLRAQVESAMARVLSQLPADAFHEDAPTLRDAEAVGDALTRMLKADCEPVGVEVYSAQPTGIEYAPEVAAAMQRRRIAAIDAKHRDSVLTSVVDAVDDTVNRLTTRGIVELDDYERKALVKDLTVAFYTGRSGGGDGA; from the coding sequence ATGCCGCTGATCGACGACGTCGCGCTGCACCCCGCGCCGCATGCCACGCTGCCGCCACTGTTCCGGCCGAAGGAGGAGGGGCCCTCGGTGGCCGATCCGGGGCCGGGGGCGGGGGCGGACCCGGGGGCGGGATCGGACCCCGGGCCGGGCTTGGGCCAGGGCTTGGACCCGGTGGAGGGCTTGGGGCGGGTGGGGGAGCCGTGGTCGGTGGGAGGCAAGGTCGGTGTTCCCGGGCCTGGCGCGGTCCCGGAGGTGGATGAGGTTGGTGCTTCTGGGGCGGGCCCGGAGCTGAACCTGATGGGGGAGGAGGTCGGCGCTCCGGCCCCTGCTCCTGCCTCTGCCCCGGGGACGGGCGAGGGCGGTGACTCCGGCCCCAGCTTGGGCCTGGGCTCCGGCCCGGGCCCGGGCCGGGACCTGGGTTCCGATCCCGGCCCGGGCCGGGACCTGGGTTCCGACCCCGACCCCGACCCGGGCCAGGACCCGGGCCTGGGCCCCCGCCCGGTCTCCGAGCCGAGCCCCGACCTGGACCCGCGCCCGACCCCGGGGTCAAGCCCCGACCCCGCCCTCCGCCCGGCCTCCAAGCCCAGCCCCGACCTGCACCCGGACCCGACCTCGGCCCCGAGCCCCGACCCCGCCCCCCGCCCGACCCCGGAGTCGAGCCCCGCCCCAGACCCCCGCCCGGCCTCCGAGCCGGACACCCCGCGCAAGCCGGTACGCCTGGATCACCCGGGCCGGAGCCTGCACCTGGAGCCCGGGGCTCCGCACGTCCGGTCCGTTCGTCCTGAGGAGGGGCCCGGGGCCGCCGTGCCCTCCGACGGCCCCCCGCGTTTCCAGCCCGTCCGGCGTTTGAGGACGGACCCCTCGGCGGAGTGGACCCCGCTTCCCGCGTACGGCGAAGAGGCCGGGCCCCGCCCGAAGCCCGTCTCCGACGCGCGTACGGACCGGGGCCCGGGCGCCCCCTCCGCCCAGGCCGGCGACCTCGGCCCCGACACCGAACTGGACCTCGTCCTCGACCTGGCCCCCGGTGCCCGCGCCACCTCCGCCACCTTCTCCGTACCGGGCCCGCAACCCCCGCCCCACCCCCGCCGCCACTCCGTCATCCTCAACGAGTCCACCGCCTCCATTCCCGTACACCTGCTCTTCCGTGACGATCCGGAGACCCCCGAACCCACCGCACTCCCCACAGCCGTGGCCCACCGCACCGGTACCGGCCCCGGCCACCGCACCGGTACCGGCCCCGCCGACCGCACCCCCCGGCCCCGCTCACCCCACCCCCGCGTCGAGCCCCCCACCCGCCCCGCCCCGCTCGCCGACCCCCGGCTCGCCGAGCGTCCCGGGCCCGCCCTCTCCGGGTATGCCGCCCTGCTCGCCGGAGCCGCCGGGCTCCTCGGCGTACTGGCGCTCCTCTGGTGGCGCGGTGCTCTGCCCGCCGCCGTCCAGGGGGCCGTCGGCCTGGCCCCGCGCCCGTACGAGGGGATCGGCGCCGGGGCCTGGGCCGGGCTCGCCCTCCTGGCCGCGTTCGTCGTCCTCGCGCTCGGCGGGCTGGGCCGGGGGCGCGTCGGGTACGCCTGGGTGCTCACGCTCTTCGGCGACTACCGGGGGAGCGTCCGGCGCACCGGCCTGGTCTGGGTCTCGCCCCTGCTGCTGCGCCGCCGTGTCGACGTACGCCTGCGGCACTGGCGCAGCGAACCGCTCCCCGCCGTGGACGCCAACGGCACCGCCCTGCGGGTCGTCGTCCTGGTGGTCTGGCGGATCAAGGACACCGTGCGCGCCGCCCTCGGGATCGAGGACCACGAGGCGTATCTGCGGGCACAGGTCGAGTCCGCGATGGCCCGGGTCCTCTCGCAGCTGCCCGCCGACGCGTTCCACGAGGACGCCCCGACTCTCCGTGACGCGGAGGCAGTTGGCGACGCGCTGACCCGGATGCTGAAGGCGGACTGCGAGCCGGTCGGGGTGGAGGTGTACTCGGCGCAGCCGACCGGGATCGAGTACGCCCCCGAGGTCGCGGCGGCGATGCAGCGGCGGCGGATCGCCGCCATCGACGCCAAACACCGTGACAGCGTGCTGACTTCGGTGGTGGACGCGGTGGACGACACCGTCAACCGGCTCACCACGCGCGGCATCGTCGAGCTCGATGACTACGAACGCAAGGCGCTGGTCAAGGACTTGACGGTCGCCTTCTACACCGGCCGCAGCGGCGGGGGAGACGGGGCCTGA
- a CDS encoding glycosyl transferase — MTSTPPGDRPENDASRTTQLRIPPQLKAGGQRRRAKKELPRYDYEHYSRLAGPLTQPPAGKPYKVQYRSLISQEPHRVRAALLLGAAPLVSLGLFAWLMQPSHWTDRDPNLDNDLLLVLDIIMLVSIGLIELFRTMNVLSNAHATLVARDPIPVVPETGTRVAFLTSFVPGKEPLEMVTKTLEAAVKIRHRGLMHVWLLDEGNDPAVKEVCARLGVHHFSRKGVAHWNQAKGPHRAKTKHGNYNAWLDAHGGDYDFFASVDTDHIPLPNYLERMLGYFRDPDIGFVIGPQVYGNYDTFVTKAAESQQFLFHALIQRAGNRYGAPMFVGTSNAVRITALKQIGGLYDSITEDMATGFEIHRHRNPVTGKKWRSVYTPDVLAVGEGPTAWTDFFTQQLRWSRGTYETIIGQFWKGFGTMPAGKLFNYTMMIIFYPMSAMNWILAALSCALFLGMGASGVQIDPTIWMMLYGNASALQIGLYIWNRRHNVSPHEPEGSGGLAGMVMSALSAPIYARSLMDAVLRRKSSFVVTPKGDSSSPDTLFGTFRIHLFFIVVFGASMVSSFFFGHNHPAMITWASLALLITAAPIIGWRYTIRAEKKKRRTGGSHRSGGPAPEPRPQPLPGAPGNDQTMQIALGGRKK; from the coding sequence ATGACGTCGACGCCGCCAGGCGACCGGCCGGAGAACGACGCTTCCCGGACCACGCAGCTCCGGATACCTCCGCAGCTGAAGGCCGGAGGGCAGCGGCGGCGTGCGAAGAAAGAGCTGCCGCGCTACGACTACGAGCACTACAGCCGGCTGGCCGGGCCGCTGACGCAGCCCCCCGCGGGCAAGCCGTACAAGGTCCAGTACCGCTCGCTGATATCCCAGGAGCCGCACCGTGTGCGCGCGGCGCTCCTGCTCGGCGCGGCTCCGCTCGTCTCCCTCGGTCTCTTCGCCTGGCTGATGCAGCCCAGCCACTGGACCGACCGCGATCCCAACCTCGACAACGATCTCCTGCTGGTCCTCGACATCATCATGCTGGTCTCGATCGGGCTGATCGAGCTGTTCCGCACGATGAACGTCCTGTCGAACGCGCACGCCACCCTCGTCGCCCGGGACCCGATCCCGGTGGTGCCGGAGACCGGCACCCGGGTCGCCTTCCTCACCTCCTTCGTCCCCGGCAAGGAACCGCTGGAGATGGTGACGAAGACCCTGGAGGCGGCCGTCAAGATCCGCCACCGCGGGCTGATGCACGTCTGGCTGCTGGACGAGGGCAACGACCCGGCGGTCAAGGAGGTCTGCGCCCGGCTCGGTGTGCACCACTTCTCCCGCAAGGGCGTCGCCCACTGGAACCAGGCCAAGGGCCCGCACCGCGCCAAGACCAAGCACGGCAACTACAACGCCTGGCTGGACGCGCACGGCGGCGACTACGACTTCTTCGCCTCGGTCGACACCGACCACATCCCGCTGCCCAACTACCTGGAGCGGATGCTCGGCTACTTCCGCGACCCCGACATCGGCTTCGTCATCGGCCCGCAGGTCTACGGCAACTACGACACCTTCGTCACCAAGGCCGCCGAGTCCCAGCAGTTCCTCTTCCACGCCCTGATCCAGCGCGCGGGCAACCGCTACGGCGCCCCCATGTTCGTCGGCACGAGCAACGCGGTGCGCATCACCGCGCTCAAGCAGATCGGCGGCCTGTACGACTCGATCACCGAGGACATGGCCACCGGCTTCGAGATCCACCGCCACCGCAACCCGGTCACGGGGAAGAAGTGGCGCTCGGTCTACACCCCGGACGTGCTGGCCGTCGGCGAGGGCCCGACCGCGTGGACGGACTTCTTCACCCAGCAGCTGCGCTGGTCGCGTGGTACGTACGAGACGATCATCGGGCAGTTCTGGAAGGGCTTCGGCACCATGCCCGCAGGCAAGCTCTTCAACTACACGATGATGATCATCTTCTATCCGATGTCGGCGATGAACTGGATTCTCGCGGCCCTCAGCTGCGCCCTGTTCCTCGGCATGGGCGCCTCCGGTGTCCAGATCGACCCGACGATCTGGATGATGCTGTACGGGAACGCCTCCGCGCTCCAGATCGGCCTGTACATCTGGAACCGCCGCCACAACGTCTCGCCGCACGAGCCCGAGGGCTCCGGCGGACTGGCAGGCATGGTGATGTCCGCGCTCTCCGCGCCGATCTACGCCCGCTCGCTGATGGACGCGGTGCTGCGCCGCAAGAGCTCGTTCGTGGTGACCCCCAAGGGCGACTCGTCCAGCCCGGACACCCTCTTCGGCACCTTCCGCATCCACCTGTTCTTCATCGTCGTCTTCGGCGCGTCGATGGTCTCCTCGTTCTTCTTCGGCCACAACCATCCCGCGATGATCACGTGGGCCTCCCTGGCGCTGCTGATCACCGCCGCGCCGATCATCGGCTGGCGGTACACGATCCGCGCCGAGAAGAAGAAACGCCGGACGGGCGGCTCGCACCGCAGCGGCGGACCGGCCCCGGAGCCCAGGCCCCAGCCACTGCCCGGCGCACCCGGCAACGACCAGACCATGCAGATCGCCCTTGGGGGACGTAAGAAATGA
- a CDS encoding galactose oxidase, with amino-acid sequence MKYRPSRRTRRLAISTAVVLALAGANGPWLYRFSTERYHEYKINQPDYKAANGHWSFLDIPSEFRINTIHAALLHTGKVLLVAGSGNNQKNFDAKSFRSVLWDPKANTFKDIHTPKDMFCAGHTQLPDGKLLIAGGTKRYEKLEGDVTKAGGLMIVHNEDPDKPITLPAGTRFKGRDNGKTFISKDPVLVEKATRVFDKNTGAFLHNNAGLGRIYVEAEKTGKKYETGTEDNYRIAGLTGTDKRNVYGIAQKLALDKKDFQGIREAFEFDPVAEKYIPVDPMKEARWYPTLTTLEDGKVLALSGLDEIGQIVPGKDEIYDPKTKEWEYTGIVRKFPTYPAVFLLNNGKLFYSGSNAGYGPADVGRDPGVWDLSTNKFKKIPGLSDPDQMETSATVRLPPAQDDRFMVIGGGGVGESERSSEKSRLVDLRKKNPEFTDGASLSEGTRYPSASLLPDDSLLVTGGSSDYRGRSDSNVLQARLYDAKTDTYKRVADPAVGRNYHSGSVLLPDGRVMIFGSDSLFADKANTRPGVFEQRVEIYTPPYLYRDFRPELTAGPKRIKRGGTGMFTTQHASKITSAKLMRPSAVTHVTDTDQRTIALELEKSADGITVTVPKSRALVPAGWYMLFVTDEKGTPSEGMWVEVP; translated from the coding sequence ATGAAGTACCGTCCGAGCCGCCGTACCCGCCGCCTGGCGATCAGTACGGCGGTGGTTCTCGCGCTCGCGGGGGCGAACGGGCCGTGGCTGTACCGTTTCAGCACCGAGCGCTACCACGAGTACAAGATCAACCAGCCGGACTACAAGGCGGCCAACGGCCACTGGTCCTTCCTGGACATCCCCTCCGAGTTCAGGATCAACACGATCCACGCGGCGCTGCTGCACACCGGCAAGGTGCTGCTCGTCGCGGGCTCCGGGAACAACCAGAAGAACTTCGACGCCAAGAGCTTCCGCTCGGTGCTGTGGGACCCGAAGGCCAACACTTTCAAGGACATCCACACGCCCAAGGACATGTTCTGCGCCGGGCACACCCAGCTGCCCGACGGCAAGCTCCTCATAGCCGGCGGCACCAAGCGCTACGAGAAGCTGGAGGGCGATGTCACCAAGGCCGGCGGCCTGATGATCGTCCACAACGAGGACCCGGACAAGCCGATCACCCTGCCCGCGGGCACCCGCTTCAAGGGCAGGGACAACGGCAAGACGTTCATCTCCAAGGACCCGGTGCTGGTGGAGAAGGCCACCCGGGTCTTCGACAAGAACACCGGCGCCTTCCTCCACAACAACGCCGGTCTCGGCCGTATCTACGTCGAGGCGGAGAAGACCGGCAAGAAGTACGAGACCGGGACCGAGGACAACTACCGGATCGCGGGCCTCACCGGCACGGACAAGCGCAACGTCTACGGGATCGCCCAGAAGCTGGCCCTGGACAAGAAGGACTTCCAGGGCATCCGGGAAGCCTTCGAGTTCGACCCGGTCGCGGAGAAGTACATCCCGGTCGACCCGATGAAGGAGGCCCGCTGGTACCCGACCCTGACGACGCTGGAGGACGGCAAGGTCCTCGCGCTCTCGGGTCTGGACGAGATCGGGCAGATCGTCCCCGGCAAGGACGAGATCTACGACCCGAAGACCAAGGAGTGGGAGTACACCGGCATCGTCCGGAAGTTCCCGACCTACCCCGCGGTCTTCCTCCTCAACAACGGCAAGCTCTTCTACTCCGGCTCCAACGCCGGTTACGGTCCGGCGGACGTGGGCCGCGACCCGGGCGTCTGGGACCTGTCCACCAACAAGTTCAAGAAGATCCCCGGACTGAGCGACCCGGACCAGATGGAGACCTCGGCGACCGTACGGCTGCCTCCCGCCCAGGACGACAGGTTCATGGTGATCGGCGGCGGCGGGGTCGGCGAGTCGGAGAGGTCCAGCGAGAAGTCCCGGCTGGTCGACCTCCGGAAGAAGAACCCGGAGTTCACCGACGGCGCCTCCCTCTCCGAGGGCACCCGCTACCCCAGCGCCTCCCTGCTCCCCGACGACTCGCTGCTCGTCACCGGCGGCTCCAGCGACTACCGGGGGCGCAGCGACTCGAACGTGCTCCAGGCCCGGCTGTACGACGCGAAGACGGATACGTACAAGCGGGTCGCGGACCCGGCGGTGGGGCGCAACTACCACTCGGGGTCCGTGCTGCTGCCGGACGGACGGGTGATGATCTTCGGCTCGGACTCGCTCTTCGCGGACAAGGCCAACACCCGGCCCGGCGTCTTCGAGCAGCGCGTCGAGATCTACACCCCGCCCTACCTCTACCGGGACTTCCGGCCGGAGCTGACGGCCGGACCCAAGCGCATCAAACGCGGCGGGACCGGCATGTTCACCACGCAGCACGCCTCGAAGATCACCTCGGCGAAGCTGATGCGGCCCTCGGCGGTCACCCATGTCACCGACACCGACCAGCGCACGATCGCGCTGGAGCTGGAGAAGTCGGCGGACGGGATCACCGTCACCGTGCCCAAGAGCCGGGCGCTGGTACCGGCGGGCTGGTACATGCTGTTCGTCACCGACGAGAAGGGCACCCCGTCCGAGGGGATGTGGGTGGAGGTGCCGTAG
- a CDS encoding endoglucanase yields the protein MYGSYTGRSQARGRATAGIRATGTAAAVCAALLLSGCSGGGDDGGNDKDNDSPAAVEQQPKAQDPYWVNPEGNAARQVAAYTKDGDEKNAALIRKIAEQPVGDWISPDNAESQVKGITEAAAKADREALLVLYNIPHRDCGQFSKGGAADGNAYRAWLESVAKGIGDRPATVILEPDALLHLVDGCTPQEFHEERYDLLKGAIERLKQQPATKVYLDAGNAAWQTPEALYQPLQRAGIAEADGFSLNVSNFQTTAVSTEFGKKLSAKIGGKPFVIDTSRNGNGPYKGGDPAETWCNPPGRALGEVPTTQTGDELVDAYLWIKRPGESDGECKGGPKAGDWWPEYALGLVRATQ from the coding sequence ATGTACGGCAGTTACACCGGCCGGTCCCAGGCGCGCGGGCGCGCGACGGCGGGCATCAGGGCGACCGGTACGGCGGCGGCGGTCTGCGCCGCCCTGCTGCTGTCCGGCTGCTCCGGCGGCGGGGACGACGGCGGCAACGACAAGGACAACGACAGCCCCGCGGCCGTCGAGCAGCAGCCCAAGGCCCAGGACCCGTACTGGGTGAACCCCGAGGGGAACGCGGCCCGGCAGGTCGCCGCGTACACGAAGGACGGCGACGAGAAGAACGCCGCGCTGATCCGGAAGATCGCCGAGCAGCCCGTCGGCGACTGGATCAGCCCGGACAACGCGGAGTCCCAGGTCAAGGGCATCACCGAGGCGGCAGCCAAGGCCGACCGGGAGGCGCTGCTGGTCCTCTACAACATCCCGCACCGCGACTGCGGCCAGTTCTCCAAGGGCGGCGCCGCCGACGGCAACGCCTACCGGGCCTGGCTGGAGAGCGTCGCCAAGGGCATCGGGGACCGCCCGGCCACCGTGATCCTGGAGCCGGACGCCCTGCTCCACCTGGTCGACGGCTGCACGCCCCAGGAGTTCCACGAGGAGCGCTACGACCTCCTCAAGGGCGCCATCGAGCGGCTGAAGCAGCAGCCCGCCACCAAGGTCTACCTGGACGCGGGCAACGCGGCCTGGCAGACGCCCGAGGCGCTGTACCAGCCGCTCCAGCGGGCGGGCATCGCGGAGGCGGACGGCTTCTCGCTCAACGTCTCCAACTTCCAGACGACGGCCGTCTCCACCGAGTTCGGCAAGAAGCTGTCGGCGAAAATAGGGGGCAAGCCCTTCGTCATCGACACCAGCCGCAACGGCAACGGCCCCTACAAGGGTGGCGACCCGGCCGAGACCTGGTGCAACCCGCCGGGCCGCGCGCTCGGCGAGGTCCCGACCACGCAGACCGGCGACGAGCTGGTCGACGCCTACCTGTGGATCAAGCGCCCCGGCGAGTCCGACGGCGAGTGCAAGGGCGGCCCGAAGGCGGGCGACTGGTGGCCGGAGTACGCCCTGGGCCTGGTCCGCGCCACGCAGTAG
- a CDS encoding class F sortase: MSAPDRPAGTGRLLTGVAWAVLLLGLWLWGRDASGGMSAPTTGDVAAVGRPLGAPLPPAHAPIEGAAPRGVEVPSVGIDAPVVPRGLDKDGAIDPPPYDLPQTAGWYGKGTQPGAAGAALLVGHVDTETKPAVFYGLSAVRPGEKVRVTREDGSVAEFTVDDVQVVTRERFDAEKAYGPRVDGRAELRLLTCGGTYDRKTRSYTANVVVSAYLTGAEDAEDARKEPKDLSRA, encoded by the coding sequence ATGTCCGCCCCCGACCGCCCGGCAGGCACCGGGCGACTGCTCACCGGAGTGGCCTGGGCCGTACTGCTGCTCGGCCTCTGGCTCTGGGGCCGGGACGCGTCCGGCGGGATGTCGGCCCCGACCACCGGGGACGTCGCCGCCGTCGGCCGCCCGCTCGGGGCCCCGCTGCCCCCGGCGCACGCGCCGATCGAGGGCGCCGCCCCGCGCGGTGTGGAGGTCCCCTCGGTCGGGATCGACGCCCCGGTCGTCCCGCGCGGCCTCGACAAGGACGGGGCCATCGACCCGCCCCCGTACGACCTGCCGCAGACGGCCGGCTGGTACGGCAAGGGCACCCAGCCCGGCGCCGCGGGGGCGGCCCTGCTCGTCGGCCATGTCGACACCGAGACGAAACCGGCCGTCTTCTACGGGCTCAGCGCGGTGCGGCCGGGCGAGAAGGTCCGGGTGACCCGGGAGGACGGCAGCGTCGCCGAGTTCACCGTGGACGACGTCCAGGTCGTCACCCGGGAACGGTTCGACGCCGAGAAGGCGTACGGACCCCGTGTGGACGGCCGGGCGGAGCTGCGGCTGCTCACCTGCGGCGGGACGTACGACAGGAAGACGCGCTCCTACACGGCGAACGTGGTCGTCTCCGCCTATCTCACCGGGGCGGAGGACGCCGAGGACGCGCGGAAGGAGCCGAAGGACCTGAGCCGCGCCTGA
- a CDS encoding HAD family hydrolase, producing MADRKPITSWLTDMDGVLIHEGTPIPGADAFIKRLRDSGLPFLVLTNNSIYTARDLHARLSRMGLDVPVKNIWTSALATAQFLDDQRPGGTAYVIGEAGLTTALHDIGYVLTDHDPDYVVLGETRTYSFEALTKAIRLINGGARFICTNPDETGPSAEGPLPATGSVAALITKATGKEPYFAGKPNPLMMRTGLNAIGAHSETSAMIGDRMDTDVLAGLEAGMQTFLVLTGLTTVADIDRYPFRPSHVVESIANLVDLIDLPDQADRT from the coding sequence ATGGCAGACCGCAAGCCGATCACTTCCTGGCTCACCGACATGGACGGCGTCCTCATCCACGAGGGCACCCCGATCCCCGGCGCCGACGCCTTCATCAAGCGGCTGCGGGATTCCGGGCTCCCCTTCCTCGTCCTCACCAACAACTCCATCTACACCGCCCGCGACCTGCACGCCCGCCTCAGCCGCATGGGCCTGGACGTACCCGTCAAGAACATCTGGACCTCCGCCCTGGCCACCGCCCAGTTCCTGGACGACCAGCGCCCCGGCGGCACGGCGTACGTCATCGGCGAGGCCGGGCTCACCACCGCGCTGCACGACATCGGGTATGTGCTGACCGACCACGACCCGGACTACGTGGTGCTCGGCGAGACCCGTACGTACAGCTTCGAGGCGCTCACCAAGGCGATCCGGCTCATCAACGGCGGCGCCCGCTTCATCTGCACCAACCCGGACGAGACCGGGCCGTCCGCCGAGGGCCCGCTGCCCGCCACCGGTTCGGTCGCCGCGCTGATCACCAAGGCGACCGGCAAGGAGCCGTACTTCGCGGGCAAGCCCAACCCGCTGATGATGCGGACCGGGCTCAACGCGATCGGCGCCCACTCCGAGACCAGCGCCATGATCGGCGACCGGATGGACACCGACGTGCTGGCGGGCCTGGAGGCGGGGATGCAGACGTTCCTGGTCCTCACCGGGCTGACGACGGTCGCGGACATCGACCGCTACCCGTTCCGCCCGTCCCACGTCGTCGAGTCGATCGCGAACCTGGTCGACCTCATCGACCTGCCGGACCAGGCGGACCGCACCTGA